The Longimicrobiales bacterium genome contains the following window.
CAGTGATCATCGCGTTTGTCGACGCAGAGGAAGATGGGATGGTCGGGTCCGGCGCCTTCGTACAGGACCCTCCAGTTCCGCTGGATCGCATTGGCTTGAACGTGAACCTCGACATGGTCGCGAGGACCGACGGCCTTCTGTGGGCCGTCGGCGCGTACCACACGCCCCAGCTCAGACAGACACTCGAGGAAATCGCGAGGGACGCACGGGTCGAACTACGCCTGGGTCACGACCGGCCACGAGCCCCCGAAGGCGCGGACTGGACGAACTCCTCTGACCATGCGCCCTTTCACCGTGCCGGAATTCCGTTCGTCTATTTCGGCGTCGAAGATCACGTGGATTACCACAAACCCACGGACGACGTCGAGCACGTGAAGGCGGACGAGTTTCTGGCTTCAGTCGAGACGATCCTGTCCGCGTTGCGCGCGCTGGACGAGGTGGTCCCAACCCTTCCGAAGAGAACACCATGAGCGAGTCGAAACGCCGGTTCTCCGTTCCTCATCCGCTCGTTCTCCTCACCGGCTGTGTGATCCTTGCCGCGATGGCGAGCTACGTCCTGCCAGCCGGCGAGTTCGACCGCCGGGACGATCCCATAACCGGACGGAGTGTGGTCGTCGCGGGCACGTACCACGAGGTCGAATCAAATCCGGTGAATCTGTTCGACGCGATCGTCGCGCTCCCCAGGGGAATGGCGGATGCCGCAGACGTGATCTTTCTGGTCTTTCTGATCGGCGGAGCGTTCACGGTGATCGACGAGACCGGAGCGCTCAGACGCGGTGTGACCTCTCTGATCCGGAAACTGAAGGGGCGAGATCTACTCGTCAT
Protein-coding sequences here:
- a CDS encoding M28 family peptidase, producing MKHSLTTTALFSLALAVLTPSLARAQQPTAERLMEDLAVLAHDSMQGRAPGTIESEQARNFLVHSLNEMGATPTGSGYEERFSTLRGSGVNVVGAIPGRDRNAPVIVVTAHYDHEGVRRDVVYNGADDNASGVVAALAIGRSLMADPLNSTVIIAFVDAEEDGMVGSGAFVQDPPVPLDRIGLNVNLDMVARTDGLLWAVGAYHTPQLRQTLEEIARDARVELRLGHDRPRAPEGADWTNSSDHAPFHRAGIPFVYFGVEDHVDYHKPTDDVEHVKADEFLASVETILSALRALDEVVPTLPKRTP